A single Micromonospora luteifusca DNA region contains:
- a CDS encoding bifunctional 3'-5' exonuclease/DNA polymerase produces the protein MSEGRGRIAFVLVAVVADERGGGVLCPLDAAGRPAGATEIVADLVAAVAAREAAEHPRWVWSTAASVYPGLLRAGVRVDRCHDVELTEALLLGHAGRWGEPRSLAAAWARLTGVAVPPDPPPRAAAPPGHGQGALFDTLPGPPGPGIDALTQVYADQLARIAATEHPGRFRLLVAAESAGALVAVEMGAAGLPWRADVHDEILTELLGEASPVGGPPRRLADLAAQIADAFGVRRLHADSPAELLKAFARVGVELPNTRAWVLRGVDHPAVPLVLEYKELYRIWTAHSWSWREQWVQGGRFQPEYVPGGVVSGRWATRGGGALQIPKVIRRAVMADPGWRLVVADAGQLEPRVLAAVSGDARLAAAGGAGDLYAALARDSFGGDRAKAKVALLGAMYGQTGGAAVPALAVLKRSYPTAFGYVEAAARTGEAGGLVRSWLGRTCPPGSLGFGDPDDAPSDPDGAADPHSPRARAARSRGRFTRNFVIQATAAEWASTLLATLRTELAGTDAELVFFQHDEVIVHAPADQAAAVAEAVTRSGERASALLFGATPVRFPLDLSIVDCYADAA, from the coding sequence CTGTCAGAGGGGAGGGGCAGAATCGCGTTCGTGCTGGTGGCGGTGGTGGCTGATGAGCGGGGTGGGGGAGTGCTGTGCCCGCTGGACGCCGCCGGCCGACCGGCCGGCGCGACGGAGATCGTCGCCGACCTGGTCGCCGCCGTCGCCGCGCGGGAGGCCGCCGAGCACCCACGCTGGGTCTGGTCGACCGCCGCATCCGTCTACCCGGGGCTGCTGCGCGCCGGCGTCCGGGTCGACCGGTGCCACGACGTGGAGTTGACCGAGGCGCTGCTGCTCGGGCACGCCGGCCGCTGGGGCGAGCCCCGGTCACTGGCCGCCGCCTGGGCCCGGTTGACCGGCGTGGCGGTGCCACCCGACCCACCGCCGCGCGCCGCAGCGCCTCCCGGGCACGGCCAGGGCGCGCTCTTCGACACGCTGCCCGGCCCGCCGGGGCCGGGCATCGACGCCCTGACCCAGGTGTACGCCGACCAACTCGCCCGCATCGCTGCCACCGAGCACCCGGGCCGGTTCCGGTTGCTGGTGGCCGCCGAGTCGGCCGGCGCGCTGGTCGCTGTGGAGATGGGCGCCGCCGGGCTGCCCTGGCGCGCCGACGTGCACGACGAGATCCTCACCGAGCTGCTCGGTGAGGCGTCCCCGGTCGGTGGGCCGCCCCGCCGACTGGCCGACCTGGCAGCCCAGATCGCGGACGCGTTCGGCGTACGTCGTTTGCACGCCGACTCCCCGGCCGAGCTGTTGAAGGCGTTCGCCCGGGTCGGGGTGGAGCTACCCAACACCCGGGCCTGGGTGCTGCGCGGGGTGGACCATCCGGCGGTGCCGCTCGTGCTGGAATACAAGGAGCTCTACCGGATCTGGACGGCGCACAGCTGGTCGTGGCGCGAGCAGTGGGTGCAGGGTGGCCGGTTCCAACCGGAGTACGTGCCGGGCGGGGTGGTCTCCGGCCGCTGGGCCACCCGGGGTGGTGGCGCGCTGCAGATCCCGAAGGTGATCCGGCGTGCGGTGATGGCCGATCCGGGCTGGCGGTTGGTGGTCGCCGACGCCGGCCAGTTGGAGCCCCGGGTGCTCGCCGCTGTCTCCGGTGACGCCCGACTGGCGGCGGCGGGTGGGGCCGGCGACCTCTACGCCGCACTGGCCCGCGACTCGTTCGGCGGTGACCGGGCCAAGGCCAAGGTGGCCCTGCTCGGCGCGATGTACGGGCAGACCGGTGGCGCCGCGGTGCCCGCGTTGGCCGTGCTGAAGCGCAGTTACCCGACGGCGTTCGGTTACGTCGAGGCGGCGGCGCGCACCGGTGAGGCGGGCGGGTTGGTGCGGTCGTGGCTGGGGCGGACGTGTCCACCCGGTTCGCTCGGGTTCGGTGATCCCGACGACGCGCCGTCCGATCCGGACGGGGCGGCCGACCCGCACAGTCCCCGGGCCCGGGCCGCGCGGTCCCGGGGGCGCTTCACGCGTAACTTCGTCATCCAGGCGACCGCCGCCGAGTGGGCCTCCACGTTGCTGGCGACGTTGCGTACGGAGTTGGCCGGCACCGACGCGGAGCTGGTGTTCTTCCAGCACGATGAGGTGATCGTGCACGCTCCCGCCGATCAGGCTGCCGCGGTCGCCGAGGCTGTCACCCGCTCCGGTGAGCGGGCCTCCGCGCTGCTGTTCGGTGCGACGCCGGTCCGGTTCCCGCTGGACCTGTCCATCGTCGACTGCTACGCCGACGCCGCCTGA
- a CDS encoding GH1 family beta-glucosidase, protein MTQHHFPEGFVWGSATAAYQIEGAVTEDGRGPSIWDTYSHTPGRTLNGDTGDVAADHYHRWADDLGHISDLGLSAYRFSIAWPRVQPGGSGRFNQAGIDFYSRLVDGLLERGVRPVATMYHWDLPQELEDAGGWAVRETALRFQEYAAGIVGALGDRVHTWTTLNEPWCSAYLGYASGVHAPGRTEPAAALAAVHHLNLAHGLAGRVVRELAPAAELSVTLNLHVIRGASDSAEDQDAVRRIDALANRAFLGPMLDGAYPADLLADTASVTDWSFVREGDEKLIAVPLDVLGVNYYSSTLVRAWDGVSVRSDADGHGASASTPWVAADNVDFLPQPGPYTAMGWNIDPPALTELLLRLRHEYPNQPMMITENGAAFDDVVSADGQIHDDRRIDYLRRHIGAMADARAQGADVRGYFVWSLLDNFEWGYGYDRRFGIIRVDYDTQVRTWKDSAHWYQRLAATGQLDEAPE, encoded by the coding sequence ATGACGCAACACCACTTCCCGGAAGGCTTCGTCTGGGGGTCGGCGACGGCGGCGTACCAGATCGAGGGCGCGGTCACCGAGGATGGGCGAGGACCGTCCATCTGGGACACCTACAGCCACACGCCCGGTCGGACGCTGAACGGCGACACCGGCGACGTGGCGGCAGACCACTACCACCGGTGGGCTGACGACCTCGGGCACATCAGCGACCTCGGGCTCAGCGCGTACCGGTTCTCCATCGCCTGGCCGCGGGTGCAGCCGGGTGGCTCGGGCCGGTTCAACCAGGCGGGCATCGACTTCTACTCGCGGCTGGTGGACGGTCTGTTGGAGCGGGGCGTCCGCCCGGTGGCGACCATGTACCACTGGGACCTGCCGCAGGAGTTGGAGGACGCCGGCGGCTGGGCGGTGCGGGAGACCGCGCTGCGTTTCCAGGAGTACGCGGCGGGCATCGTCGGTGCGCTGGGCGACCGGGTGCACACCTGGACGACGCTCAACGAGCCGTGGTGCTCGGCGTACCTGGGTTACGCCTCCGGTGTGCACGCGCCGGGCCGGACGGAGCCGGCGGCGGCGCTGGCCGCGGTGCACCACCTCAACCTCGCGCACGGGTTGGCCGGCCGCGTGGTCCGGGAGTTGGCCCCGGCGGCCGAGCTGTCGGTGACGCTGAACCTGCACGTCATCCGGGGGGCGTCGGACTCGGCCGAGGACCAGGACGCGGTACGGCGGATCGACGCGTTGGCCAACCGGGCGTTCCTCGGCCCGATGCTCGACGGGGCGTACCCGGCCGACCTGCTGGCCGACACCGCATCCGTCACCGACTGGTCGTTCGTTCGCGAGGGCGACGAGAAGCTGATCGCGGTGCCGCTCGACGTGCTCGGGGTCAACTACTACTCAAGCACCCTGGTCCGGGCCTGGGACGGGGTGTCGGTGCGCTCCGATGCCGACGGGCACGGCGCTTCGGCCTCGACCCCGTGGGTCGCCGCCGACAACGTCGACTTCCTGCCGCAGCCCGGCCCGTACACGGCGATGGGTTGGAACATCGACCCGCCGGCCCTGACCGAGCTGCTGCTGCGCCTGCGGCACGAGTACCCGAACCAGCCGATGATGATCACCGAGAACGGCGCCGCGTTCGACGACGTCGTGTCGGCCGACGGCCAGATCCACGACGACCGGCGGATCGACTACCTGCGCCGGCACATCGGCGCGATGGCCGACGCCCGCGCGCAGGGCGCGGACGTGCGCGGTTACTTCGTCTGGTCGCTGCTGGACAACTTCGAGTGGGGCTACGGCTACGACCGCCGCTTCGGCATCATCCGGGTCGACTACGACACCCAGGTACGCACCTGGAAGGACAGCGCCCACTGGTACCAGCGGCTCGCCGCCACCGGGCAGCTGGACGAGGCACCGGAGTAA
- a CDS encoding nucleotidyltransferase family protein → MIIAAGGGRRIGGPEALLHQGEKPLVNQMIDTMTTAGCEQIVVVLGAAADQVRETADLGKATVVINKAWGTGVGSSIRAGLAAMDDEGVEAVVVVPVDMPGLTAAAVRRVAALPYPDVLVCATYDGLRGYPMLFGRRHWPGIATLASADVGARPYLLAHKDQIVDIACDSVADGSRVDTPELMALYGLTVPPQRVGV, encoded by the coding sequence ATGATCATCGCCGCGGGCGGGGGACGACGGATCGGTGGTCCCGAGGCGCTGCTGCACCAGGGCGAGAAGCCCCTGGTCAACCAGATGATCGACACGATGACCACGGCGGGCTGCGAGCAGATCGTGGTCGTGCTGGGTGCCGCCGCTGACCAGGTCCGGGAAACCGCCGACCTGGGCAAGGCCACCGTAGTGATCAACAAGGCGTGGGGCACCGGGGTCGGCTCGTCGATCCGGGCCGGTCTGGCCGCAATGGACGACGAGGGAGTCGAGGCGGTGGTGGTGGTTCCCGTCGACATGCCGGGCCTGACCGCCGCAGCGGTCCGCCGGGTGGCCGCGTTGCCGTATCCGGACGTGCTGGTCTGTGCCACCTACGACGGGCTGCGCGGCTACCCGATGCTCTTCGGCCGTCGGCACTGGCCCGGGATCGCCACGCTGGCCAGCGCCGACGTGGGCGCCCGGCCGTACCTGCTGGCGCACAAGGACCAGATCGTCGACATCGCCTGCGACTCGGTAGCCGACGGCAGCCGGGTCGACACCCCCGAGTTGATGGCGCTCTATGGCCTGACCGTCCCGCCGCAGCGTGTAGGTGTCTAA
- a CDS encoding ABC transporter transmembrane domain-containing protein, protein MRYLWWLIRCQPWRVLRGSLLGTTWMIGLSARPYLIARAVDDGLRARDARALALWVAAIIVAGVALSYVGTMRHRTMTFIREDAKARTAEVLLRQLSRIGAALPRRVASGEVATVGGSDINWTAEVLTLSGPGVGAVIAYGVIAVVLWSISPLLALCVLMGVPVVGLVVLPLLRRLERAESVYRQQQGELTARSGDIVAGLRVLAGVGGRDLFARRYAARSQDLRAEGYRVGAVNSWIDAVTVAVPGLFLAAVVWLTARMAVTGDVTIGELVAVYGYVATLIVPVWFLLEGSYQLIRGRVAARRIADLLNVSPDDVGGPGRRWPRAVPDARRPGAVAAPAGPADLHDPVTGLTVRAGRLTGVAADDPAAGVALADRLGRYVVSETTWGGVPLTGVALDEVRSRIVVADHDSYLFAGTLRDILRPPGADAGGDDDADAGGDDDDPIRAALRVASAEDVVDALPAGLDTPIDARARTLSGGQRQRVRLARALRTEPEVLILIDPTSAVDAHTEARIAERLHAARAGRTTVVIATSPLLLGRADLVAHLSAGRITATGSHVGLLDHDADYRHLVARGSEDPDIEQPADIEEAYR, encoded by the coding sequence ATGCGATATCTCTGGTGGTTGATCCGCTGCCAGCCTTGGCGGGTGCTGCGCGGCAGCCTGCTCGGAACGACCTGGATGATCGGGCTGTCGGCACGGCCCTACCTGATCGCCCGTGCGGTCGACGACGGGCTTCGTGCACGTGACGCCCGGGCCCTGGCGCTCTGGGTGGCGGCGATCATCGTCGCCGGAGTGGCCCTGTCATACGTCGGCACCATGCGGCACCGCACGATGACCTTCATCCGGGAAGACGCCAAGGCCCGCACGGCGGAGGTCCTGCTGCGCCAACTGTCCCGGATCGGCGCCGCGCTACCGCGCCGGGTCGCCTCGGGCGAGGTGGCCACCGTCGGCGGTTCCGACATCAACTGGACGGCGGAGGTGCTGACGCTGAGCGGGCCGGGCGTTGGCGCCGTCATCGCATACGGCGTCATCGCCGTGGTGCTCTGGTCGATCTCCCCGCTGCTCGCGCTCTGCGTGCTGATGGGAGTGCCAGTGGTCGGGCTGGTCGTCCTGCCCCTGCTACGCCGCCTCGAACGCGCCGAGTCGGTCTACCGCCAGCAGCAGGGCGAGCTCACCGCCCGATCCGGCGACATCGTGGCCGGGCTGCGCGTGCTCGCCGGGGTGGGCGGCCGGGACCTCTTCGCCCGACGGTACGCGGCCAGATCCCAGGACCTGCGCGCCGAGGGCTACCGGGTGGGCGCGGTCAACAGCTGGATCGACGCGGTGACCGTCGCGGTCCCCGGGTTGTTCCTGGCGGCGGTGGTCTGGCTGACGGCGCGGATGGCGGTGACCGGTGACGTCACGATCGGTGAGTTGGTCGCCGTCTACGGCTACGTGGCGACCCTGATCGTGCCGGTCTGGTTCCTGCTCGAAGGCAGTTACCAACTGATCCGGGGTCGGGTCGCCGCCCGGCGGATCGCCGACCTGCTCAACGTGAGCCCCGACGATGTCGGCGGCCCGGGCCGTCGGTGGCCGAGGGCTGTGCCCGACGCCCGCCGCCCGGGGGCTGTGGCCGCGCCGGCCGGCCCGGCCGACCTGCACGACCCGGTGACCGGGCTGACCGTGCGCGCCGGTCGGCTGACCGGGGTGGCGGCAGACGACCCGGCAGCGGGCGTGGCCCTGGCCGACCGGCTCGGGCGGTACGTCGTCAGCGAGACCACCTGGGGCGGTGTGCCGCTGACCGGGGTCGCCCTGGACGAGGTCCGCTCCCGGATCGTCGTCGCCGACCACGACTCGTACCTCTTCGCCGGGACCCTGCGGGACATTCTGCGACCGCCCGGTGCCGACGCCGGAGGCGACGATGACGCCGACGCCGGAGGCGACGATGACGACCCGATTCGCGCGGCGCTGCGGGTCGCCTCGGCCGAAGACGTCGTCGACGCCCTGCCGGCCGGGCTGGACACCCCGATCGACGCCCGAGCCCGGACACTGTCCGGCGGTCAGCGCCAACGGGTCCGCCTGGCCCGGGCGCTCCGCACCGAGCCGGAGGTGCTGATCCTCATCGACCCGACATCGGCGGTGGACGCGCACACCGAGGCTCGGATCGCCGAGCGGCTGCACGCCGCGCGGGCCGGGCGAACCACCGTGGTGATCGCCACGTCGCCCCTGCTGCTCGGCCGAGCCGACCTGGTCGCGCACCTGAGCG